A DNA window from Drosophila pseudoobscura strain MV-25-SWS-2005 chromosome 2, UCI_Dpse_MV25, whole genome shotgun sequence contains the following coding sequences:
- the pros gene encoding homeobox protein prospero isoform X3: MMSSEEYDADCFGLYSDESTVLLKAVVEAQPPHSSSNGHTTPIQAQLQAQINGDGGSTANSGESKHGEQQKEQQQKEKEPNDCDSDDSDDVVVVLEGCEGSSSNSNSNSSSGKASAAKANSNSRSSRNHRSPRTSRQIIHSSAVGKTTTCAAKKILVPATATATATATSKSSNSSATVVPLPIPVPVSGSSASVNKVNRRSRHRSLSKDNQNLNQSQNQQQTTSSICNSNNHNSNSNGNNGCNNGGTTATAAGFMSSAAAAAAGAAGGALFQPQPQASTANTSPTLSLNPSSHQTAAVGGGQQSPVASSNSPGSGSVSGSGSGSASSLLTAAFGNLFGGSSAKMLNELFGRQMKQAQDATSGLPQSLDNAMLAAAMETATSAELLSAAGLVGSHLNATSNATSKLLLHNNNSLPGSNSTPLSNGLNASISPGSAHSSSHSHHATSSPKGGSSRRVSACSDRSLDGAASAAASAADVAGGSPPRAASVSSLNGGASSGDQQLQHDLVAHHMLRNILQGKKELMQLDQELRTAMQQQQMQQQEKEQQQQQLHSKLNNNTNASNNNNHNNNNNSVAATNNNNNMESINLIEDTEMADIKIKSEPQTVPQPQQSPHGSSHSSRSGSGSGSHSSSHSLASDGSLRRKSSDSMDSSGAREEADGDGDDETAVRASSAVDEQQQQQQLATKKESVEDMLDEAELLGMHSTRGSDLESLASPSHSDMMLLDNSKDDVLDDDEDDDCVEQKRDQGCLKKPGMELKRARVENIVSGMRCSPSSIVQAGQLQVNGCKKRKLYQPQQHAMERYVAAAAGLNFGLNLQSMMLDQDDSEQSNELESPQIQQKRVEKNALKSQLRSMQEQLAEMQQKYVQLCTRMEQESECQELDNDQDPDPEQDLDPEQEQEQEPEQDNGSSDNIELSPSPTLTGGDISPAHKEEAGGQERPGSSSPKPKTALSETGAPNSTNMLSQMMSKMMSSKLHNPLVGHPALPQGFPPLLQHMGDMSHAAAMYQQFFFEQEARMAKEAAEQQQQQQQQQQHQQQQQEQQRRFEQEQQEQRRKEVQEQQQQIQRQQQHLQQLQQQQMEQQQQQQQHVATAPRPPQMHHPAPARLPTRLGGAAAAHSALKSELSEKFQMLRNSNNSSMMRMSGTDLEGLADVLKSEITTSLSALVDTIVTRFVHQRRLFSKQADSVTAAAEQLNKDLLLASQILDRKSPRTKVADRGGPGAQNGPTPTTQSGNNGSLLLAPSQMPPQPPPAVVVANAQQQQQQQQQQQNVQQQQQNVPQQQQQQAPQQNPQQQQQPPNVQHLHAMPPNCQQLIAAPRLNGNQLSFASPAAAAAAAMGLQMHHAAAAAAMSAQQQQQQQQQQQQQNVQQQQQAGDSNTNQSQANPTNNSSLSTLNIPPPHIRPLPTAAAMFQAPKTPQGMNPVAAAALYNSMTGPFCLPPDQQQQQQQQAAQQAQQQQQSVQQQQQQSAQQTQQQLEQNEALSLVVTPKKKRHKVTDTRITPRTVSRILAQDGVVPPNPNGQQNATPLQQQQQQQQQQSNGGGNSNATPAQSPTGRSQSVGGGGGGGGAGAYHPQPPPPPPPMMPVSLPTSVAIPNPSLHESKVFSPYSPFFNPHAGGQPTAAQMHQHHHQHQHQMQLSSSPPGSLGALMDSRDSPPLPHPPSMLHPALLAAAHHGGSPDYKTCLRAVMDAQDRQSECNSADMSFDGMQPTSSTLTPMHLRKAKLMFFWVRYPSSAVLKMYFPDIKFNKNNTAQLVKWFSNFREFYYIQMEKYARQAVTEGIKTPDDLLIAGDSELYRVLNLHYNRNNHIEVPQNFRFVVEQTLREFFRAIQGGKDTEQSWKKSIYKIISRMDDPVPEYFKSPNFLEQLE, from the exons ATGATGTCATCAGAGGAGTACGACGCGGACTGTTTCGGTTTGTACAGCGATGAGAGCACCGTGCTGCTGAAGGCGGTCGTGGAGGCGCAACCACCACACTCAAGCAGCAACGGGCACACGACACCAATACAGGCACAGCTACAGGCACAGATAaacggcgacggcggcagcaCGGCGAATTCCGGCGAGAGCAAGCACGGCGAACAGCAGaaggaacagcaacagaaagagaaagagccgAACGACTGCGACTCGGACGACTCGGACGACGTCGTGGTCGTGCTCGAAGGCTgcgaaggcagcagcagcaacagcaacagcaacagcagcagcggaaaagCCAGCGCCGCGAAGGCGAACAGCAATAGTCGGAGCAGTCGGAACCATCGCAGCCCGCGCACCAGTCGGCAAATCATTCATTCTTCGGCCGTCGGCAAGACAACAACGTGCGCGGCTAAAAAAATACTTGTgccagcgacagcaacagcgacagcgacagccactTCGAAGAGTTCGAATTCAAGCGCGACCGTCGTGCCCTTACCCATACCCGTGCCCGTATCCGGTAGTAGTGCTAGTGTTAACAAAGTGAATCGTCGTTCGCGCCATAGATCCTTGAGCAAAGACAACCAAAACCtaaaccaaagccaaaaccaacaacagaCCACAAGCAGCATTTGCAATAGCAACAATcataacagcaacagcaacggcaacaacggTTGCAACAACGGCGGCACAACGGCAACCGCTGCTGGCTTCATGAGTAGCgctgctgcggccgctgcGGGTGCCGCTGGTGGAGCCCTGTTCCAACCCCAACCACAGGCCAGCACGGCCAACACGAGCCCCACGCTCAGTCTCAATCCCTCGAGCCACCAGACCGCCGCAGTCGGCGGGGGCCAACAGTCGCCGGTAGCCAGCAGCAATTCGCCCGGTTCCGGATCCGTGTCGGGCTCGGGCTCCGGCTCCGCCTCGTCACTGCTGACGGCTGCCTTCGGCAACCTGTTCGGTGGCTCATCGGCCAAGATGCTGAACGAGCTCTTCGGACGACAGATGAAACAGGCCCAGGACGCCACCAGCGGCCTGCCCCAGAGCCTGGACAACGCGATGCTGGCGGCCGCCATGGAGACGGCCACCAGTGCAGAGCTCCTGAGCGCCGCTGGCCTGGTCGGCAGCCACCTGAATGCCACCTCCAATGCCACGtcaaagctgctgctgcacaacaacaacagcctgCCGGGGAGCAACAGCACGCCGCTGAGCAACGGCCTGAATGCCTCGATCTCGCCGGGATCGGCCCACAGTTCGAGCCACTCGCACCATGCCACCTCCTCGCCGAAGGGCGGCAGCAGTCGTCGGGTGTCGGCCTGCAGCGATCGCTCCCTGGATGGGGCGGCCTCCGCGGCAGCCTCTGCCGCCGATGTTGCAGGGGGATCCCCGCCACGGGCCGCCTCGGTGAGTTCGCTCAACGGCGGCGCCAGCAGCGGCgatcagcagctgcagcacgaCCTGGTGGCCCATCACATGCTGCGCAACATTCTGCAGGGCAAGAAGGAGCTCATGCAGCTCGACCAGGAGCTGCGCACcgccatgcagcagcagcagatgcagcagcaggagaaggagcagcagcagcagcagctccactcgaagctcaacaacaacaccaacgccagcaacaacaataaccacaacaacaacaacaacagcgtgGCAGccacgaacaacaacaacaacatggaGAGCATCAACCTGATCGAGGACACGGAGATGGCGGACATCAAGATCAAGAGCGAGCCCCAGACAGtgccccagccgcagcagtCGCCGcacggcagcagccacagcagtcgcagcggcagcggcagtggcagccacagcagcagccacagcctgGCCAGCGACGGGAGCCTGCGCCGCAAgtcctcggactcgatggacaGTTCGGGGGCCCGCGAGGAGGCggacggcgatggcgacgatgAGACGGCGGTCAGGGCGAGCAGCGCCGtggacgagcagcagcagcagcagcagctggccacCAAGAAGGAGTCCGTCGAGGACATGCTCGACGAGGCGGAGCTGCTGGGCATGCATTCGACACGCGGCTCGGACCTGGAGTCGCTGGCCTCGCCCTCGCACTCGGACATGATGCTGCTGGACAACAGCAAGGACGATGTGctggacgacgacgaggacgacgactgTGTGGAGCAGAAGCGCGACCAGGGCTGCCTCAAGAAGCCCGGCATGGAGCTGAAGCGGGCGCGCGTGGAGAACATTGTGTCGGGCATGCGGTGCAGCCCCTCCTCGATCGTCCAGGCGGGCCAGCTGCAGGTGAACGGCTGCAAGAAGCGGAAGCTCtaccagccgcagcagcacgCCATGGAGCGCTATGTGGCAGCCGCCGCGGGCCTCAACTTCGGCCTCAATCTGCAGAGCATGATGCTCGACCAGGACGACAGCGAGCAGTCGAACGAGCTGGAGTCGCCGCAGATCCAGCAGAAGCGCGTCGAGAAGAACGCCCTCAAGTCGCAGCTGCGCTCGATGCAGGAGCAGCTGGCCGAGATGCAGCAGAAGTACGTGCAGCTGTGCACCCGCATGGAGCAGGAGTCCGAGTGCCAGGAGCTGGACAACGACCAGGACCCCGATCCCGAGCAGGACCTGGACCccgaacaggagcaggagcaggagccagagcaggacaacggcagcagcgacaacattGAGCTGTCGCCCTCCCCCACGCTCACGGGCGGCGACATCAGTCCCGCCCACAAGGAGGAGGCCGGCGGCCAGGAGCGGCCGGGCTCCAGCTCCCCGAAGCCCAAGACGGCGCTGAGCGAGACCGGGGCCCCCAACAGCACCAACATGCTCTCCCAGATGATGTCCAAGATGATGTCCAGCAAACTGCACAACCCCCTGGTGGGGCATCCGGCCCTGCCGCAGGGCTTCCCCCCGCTGCTGCAGCACATGGGCGACATGTCGCATGCGGCAGCCATGTACCAGCAGTTCTTCTTCGAGCAGGAGGCACGCATGGCCAAGGAGGcggccgagcagcagcagcagcaacagcagcaacagcagcaccagcaacagcagcaggagcagcagcgacgcttcgagcaggagcagcaggagcaacgCCGCAAGGAGGtgcaagagcaacagcagcaaatccagcgccagcagcagcatctgcagcagctgcagcaacagcaaatggaacagcagcagcagcagcagcaacatgtgGCCACGGCGCCGAGACCCCCACAGATGCACCACCCGGCGCCGGCGAGACTGCCCACGCGACTGGGCGGAGCAGCCGCCGCCCACAGCGCCCTCAAGTCGGAGCTGTCGGAGAAATTCCAGATGCtgcgcaacagcaacaacagctcgATGATGCGCATGTCCGGCACGGACCTCGAGGGGCTGGCGGACGTCCTGAAGTCGGAGATAACCACCTCGCTGTCGGCACTGGTGGACACGATCGTGACGCGGTTCGTCCACCAGCGGAGGCTGTTCAGCAAGCAGGCCGACTCGGTGACAGCCGCCGCCGAGCAGCTCAACAAGGACCTGCTGCTGGCATCGCAGATACTCGACCGCAAGTCGCCGCGCACCAAAGTGGCGGACAGAGGAGGACCCGGAGCCCAGAACGGCCCCACGCCGACCACACAATCAGGTAATAATGGTTCACTACTCCTAGCCCCTAGTCAAATGCCCCCCCAACCGCCGCCAGCGGTGGTCGTGGCCaatgcccagcagcagcagcaacagcagcagcagcagcagaacgtgcagcagcagcagcagaatgtgccacagcagcagcagcagcaggcaccgCAACAGAatccccagcagcaacagcagccgccgaATGTGCAGCATctccatgccatgccccccAATTGCCAGCAGCTGATAGCCGCCCCCCGCCTCAATGGCAACCAGCTGTCGTTCGCCTCcccagcggctgctgcagccgcggcGATGGGTCTGCAGATGCACCACgcggccgcagcggcagccatgtccgcccaacagcaacagcagcagcagcaacagcaacagcaacagaacgtgcaacagcagcagcaggcggggGATAGCAATACTAACCAGAGCCAAGCGAATCCGACTAACAACAGTAGCTTAAGTACCCTTAATATACCACCTCCTCACATTCGTCCTTTGCCCACAGCGGCTGCCATGTTCCAGGCGCCCAAGACGCCGCAGGGCATGAATCCGGTGGCCGCCGCTGCGCTCTACAACTCGATGACCGGACCCTTCTGCCTGCCACccgatcagcagcagcaacagcagcagcaggccgccCAGCAggcgcaacagcaacagcagagcgtccaacagcagcagcagcagagcgcccagcagacgcagcagcagctcgagcAGAACGAGGCCCTGAGTCTGGTGGTGACGCCCAAGAAGAAGCGCCACAAGGTGACCGACACGCGCATCACCCCGCGCACCGTCAGCCGCATCCTGGCCCAAGACGGCGTCGTCCCGCCCAACCCCAACGGACAACAGAACGCCACTCccctgcaacagcaacagcagcagcagcaacagcagtcgaACGGAGGAGGCAACAGCAATGCCACGCCCGCCCAGAGCCCCACGGGCAGGAGTCAGAgcgtgggaggaggaggcggaggaggtggagcaggagcGTACCAtccgcagccgccgccaccaccgccgcccaTGATGCCAGTGTCCTTGCCCACATCGGTGGCCATTCCCAATCCCTCGCTGCACGAGTCCAAGGTCTTCTCGCCCTACAGTCCCTTCTTCAATCCGCACGCGGGCGGGCAGCCGACAGCCGCCCAGatgcaccagcaccaccaccagcaccagcaccagatgCAGCTCTCCTCGAGTCCGCCCGGCAGCCTGGGGGCGCTGATGGACTCGCGCGACTCCCCGCCGCTGCCCCATCCGCCGTCGATGCTGCATCCCGCCCTCCTAGCCGCCGCCCACCACGGCGGATCGCCCGACTACAAGACCTGCCTGCGGGCCGTCATGGACGCCCAGGATCGCCAGTCCGAGTGCAACTCGGCGGACATGTCCTTCGACGGCATGCAGCCTACT TCTTCTACATTGACACCGATGCACCTGCGCAAGGCCAAACTGATGTTCTTCTGGGTCCGCTATCCGAGCTCCGCGGTCCTCAAGATGTACTTCCCGGACATCAAGTtcaacaagaacaacacaGCACAATTGGTGAAATGGTTCTCGAATTTCCG AGAATTCTACTACATACAAATGGAGAAATATGCACGACAAGCTGTCACCGAAGGCATCAAGACACCCGATGATCTGTTGATTGCTGGAGATAGTGAATTGTATCGCGTGCTCAATTTGCACTACAATCGCAATAATCACATTGAG GTACCCCAAAACTTTCGCTTCGTCGTTGAACAGACACTGCGGGAGTTTTTCCGTGCAATACAGGGTGGCAAAGACACCGAACAGTCGTGGAAGAAGTCCATATACAAGATCATCTCGCGCATGGACGATCCCGTGCCCGAGTACTTCAAGTCGCCCAATTTTTTAGAGCAGCTGGAATAA
- the pros gene encoding homeobox protein prospero isoform X5 — MMSSEEYDADCFGLYSDESTVLLKAVVEAQPPHSSSNGHTTPIQAQLQAQINGDGGSTANSGESKHGEQQKEQQQKEKEPNDCDSDDSDDVVVVLEGCEGSSSNSNSNSSSGKASAAKANSNSRSSRNHRSPRTSRQIIHSSAVGKTTTCAAKKILVPATATATATATSKSSNSSATVVPLPIPVPVSGSSASVNKVNRRSRHRSLSKDNQNLNQSQNQQQTTSSICNSNNHNSNSNGNNGCNNGGTTATAAGFMSSAAAAAAGAAGGALFQPQPQASTANTSPTLSLNPSSHQTAAVGGGQQSPVASSNSPGSGSVSGSGSGSASSLLTAAFGNLFGGSSAKMLNELFGRQMKQAQDATSGLPQSLDNAMLAAAMETATSAELLSAAGLVGSHLNATSNATSKLLLHNNNSLPGSNSTPLSNGLNASISPGSAHSSSHSHHATSSPKGGSSRRVSACSDRSLDGAASAAASAADVAGGSPPRAASVSSLNGGASSGDQQLQHDLVAHHMLRNILQGKKELMQLDQELRTAMQQQQMQQQEKEQQQQQLHSKLNNNTNASNNNNHNNNNNSVAATNNNNNMESINLIEDTEMADIKIKSEPQTVPQPQQSPHGSSHSSRSGSGSGSHSSSHSLASDGSLRRKSSDSMDSSGAREEADGDGDDETAVRASSAVDEQQQQQQLATKKESVEDMLDEAELLGMHSTRGSDLESLASPSHSDMMLLDNSKDDVLDDDEDDDCVEQKRDQGCLKKPGMELKRARVENIVSGMRCSPSSIVQAGQLQVNGCKKRKLYQPQQHAMERYVAAAAGLNFGLNLQSMMLDQDDSEQSNELESPQIQQKRVEKNALKSQLRSMQEQLAEMQQKYVQLCTRMEQESECQELDNDQDPDPEQDLDPEQEQEQEPEQDNGSSDNIELSPSPTLTGGDISPAHKEEAGGQERPGSSSPKPKTALSETGAPNSTNMLSQMMSKMMSSKLHNPLVGHPALPQGFPPLLQHMGDMSHAAAMYQQFFFEQEARMAKEAAEQQQQQQQQQQHQQQQQEQQRRFEQEQQEQRRKEVQEQQQQIQRQQQHLQQLQQQQMEQQQQQQQHVATAPRPPQMHHPAPARLPTRLGGAAAAHSALKSELSEKFQMLRNSNNSSMMRMSGTDLEGLADVLKSEITTSLSALVDTIVTRFVHQRRLFSKQADSVTAAAEQLNKDLLLASQILDRKSPRTKVADRGGPGAQNGPTPTTQSAAAMFQAPKTPQGMNPVAAAALYNSMTGPFCLPPDQQQQQQQQAAQQAQQQQQSVQQQQQQSAQQTQQQLEQNEALSLVVTPKKKRHKVTDTRITPRTVSRILAQDGVVPPNPNGQQNATPLQQQQQQQQQQSNGGGNSNATPAQSPTGRSQSVGGGGGGGGAGAYHPQPPPPPPPMMPVSLPTSVAIPNPSLHESKVFSPYSPFFNPHAGGQPTAAQMHQHHHQHQHQMQLSSSPPGSLGALMDSRDSPPLPHPPSMLHPALLAAAHHGGSPDYKTCLRAVMDAQDRQSECNSADMSFDGMQPTSSTLTPMHLRKAKLMFFWVRYPSSAVLKMYFPDIKFNKNNTAQLVKWFSNFREFYYIQMEKYARQAVTEGIKTPDDLLIAGDSELYRVLNLHYNRNNHIEVPQNFRFVVEQTLREFFRAIQGGKDTEQSWKKSIYKIISRMDDPVPEYFKSPNFLEQLE, encoded by the exons ATGATGTCATCAGAGGAGTACGACGCGGACTGTTTCGGTTTGTACAGCGATGAGAGCACCGTGCTGCTGAAGGCGGTCGTGGAGGCGCAACCACCACACTCAAGCAGCAACGGGCACACGACACCAATACAGGCACAGCTACAGGCACAGATAaacggcgacggcggcagcaCGGCGAATTCCGGCGAGAGCAAGCACGGCGAACAGCAGaaggaacagcaacagaaagagaaagagccgAACGACTGCGACTCGGACGACTCGGACGACGTCGTGGTCGTGCTCGAAGGCTgcgaaggcagcagcagcaacagcaacagcaacagcagcagcggaaaagCCAGCGCCGCGAAGGCGAACAGCAATAGTCGGAGCAGTCGGAACCATCGCAGCCCGCGCACCAGTCGGCAAATCATTCATTCTTCGGCCGTCGGCAAGACAACAACGTGCGCGGCTAAAAAAATACTTGTgccagcgacagcaacagcgacagcgacagccactTCGAAGAGTTCGAATTCAAGCGCGACCGTCGTGCCCTTACCCATACCCGTGCCCGTATCCGGTAGTAGTGCTAGTGTTAACAAAGTGAATCGTCGTTCGCGCCATAGATCCTTGAGCAAAGACAACCAAAACCtaaaccaaagccaaaaccaacaacagaCCACAAGCAGCATTTGCAATAGCAACAATcataacagcaacagcaacggcaacaacggTTGCAACAACGGCGGCACAACGGCAACCGCTGCTGGCTTCATGAGTAGCgctgctgcggccgctgcGGGTGCCGCTGGTGGAGCCCTGTTCCAACCCCAACCACAGGCCAGCACGGCCAACACGAGCCCCACGCTCAGTCTCAATCCCTCGAGCCACCAGACCGCCGCAGTCGGCGGGGGCCAACAGTCGCCGGTAGCCAGCAGCAATTCGCCCGGTTCCGGATCCGTGTCGGGCTCGGGCTCCGGCTCCGCCTCGTCACTGCTGACGGCTGCCTTCGGCAACCTGTTCGGTGGCTCATCGGCCAAGATGCTGAACGAGCTCTTCGGACGACAGATGAAACAGGCCCAGGACGCCACCAGCGGCCTGCCCCAGAGCCTGGACAACGCGATGCTGGCGGCCGCCATGGAGACGGCCACCAGTGCAGAGCTCCTGAGCGCCGCTGGCCTGGTCGGCAGCCACCTGAATGCCACCTCCAATGCCACGtcaaagctgctgctgcacaacaacaacagcctgCCGGGGAGCAACAGCACGCCGCTGAGCAACGGCCTGAATGCCTCGATCTCGCCGGGATCGGCCCACAGTTCGAGCCACTCGCACCATGCCACCTCCTCGCCGAAGGGCGGCAGCAGTCGTCGGGTGTCGGCCTGCAGCGATCGCTCCCTGGATGGGGCGGCCTCCGCGGCAGCCTCTGCCGCCGATGTTGCAGGGGGATCCCCGCCACGGGCCGCCTCGGTGAGTTCGCTCAACGGCGGCGCCAGCAGCGGCgatcagcagctgcagcacgaCCTGGTGGCCCATCACATGCTGCGCAACATTCTGCAGGGCAAGAAGGAGCTCATGCAGCTCGACCAGGAGCTGCGCACcgccatgcagcagcagcagatgcagcagcaggagaaggagcagcagcagcagcagctccactcgaagctcaacaacaacaccaacgccagcaacaacaataaccacaacaacaacaacaacagcgtgGCAGccacgaacaacaacaacaacatggaGAGCATCAACCTGATCGAGGACACGGAGATGGCGGACATCAAGATCAAGAGCGAGCCCCAGACAGtgccccagccgcagcagtCGCCGcacggcagcagccacagcagtcgcagcggcagcggcagtggcagccacagcagcagccacagcctgGCCAGCGACGGGAGCCTGCGCCGCAAgtcctcggactcgatggacaGTTCGGGGGCCCGCGAGGAGGCggacggcgatggcgacgatgAGACGGCGGTCAGGGCGAGCAGCGCCGtggacgagcagcagcagcagcagcagctggccacCAAGAAGGAGTCCGTCGAGGACATGCTCGACGAGGCGGAGCTGCTGGGCATGCATTCGACACGCGGCTCGGACCTGGAGTCGCTGGCCTCGCCCTCGCACTCGGACATGATGCTGCTGGACAACAGCAAGGACGATGTGctggacgacgacgaggacgacgactgTGTGGAGCAGAAGCGCGACCAGGGCTGCCTCAAGAAGCCCGGCATGGAGCTGAAGCGGGCGCGCGTGGAGAACATTGTGTCGGGCATGCGGTGCAGCCCCTCCTCGATCGTCCAGGCGGGCCAGCTGCAGGTGAACGGCTGCAAGAAGCGGAAGCTCtaccagccgcagcagcacgCCATGGAGCGCTATGTGGCAGCCGCCGCGGGCCTCAACTTCGGCCTCAATCTGCAGAGCATGATGCTCGACCAGGACGACAGCGAGCAGTCGAACGAGCTGGAGTCGCCGCAGATCCAGCAGAAGCGCGTCGAGAAGAACGCCCTCAAGTCGCAGCTGCGCTCGATGCAGGAGCAGCTGGCCGAGATGCAGCAGAAGTACGTGCAGCTGTGCACCCGCATGGAGCAGGAGTCCGAGTGCCAGGAGCTGGACAACGACCAGGACCCCGATCCCGAGCAGGACCTGGACCccgaacaggagcaggagcaggagccagagcaggacaacggcagcagcgacaacattGAGCTGTCGCCCTCCCCCACGCTCACGGGCGGCGACATCAGTCCCGCCCACAAGGAGGAGGCCGGCGGCCAGGAGCGGCCGGGCTCCAGCTCCCCGAAGCCCAAGACGGCGCTGAGCGAGACCGGGGCCCCCAACAGCACCAACATGCTCTCCCAGATGATGTCCAAGATGATGTCCAGCAAACTGCACAACCCCCTGGTGGGGCATCCGGCCCTGCCGCAGGGCTTCCCCCCGCTGCTGCAGCACATGGGCGACATGTCGCATGCGGCAGCCATGTACCAGCAGTTCTTCTTCGAGCAGGAGGCACGCATGGCCAAGGAGGcggccgagcagcagcagcagcaacagcagcaacagcagcaccagcaacagcagcaggagcagcagcgacgcttcgagcaggagcagcaggagcaacgCCGCAAGGAGGtgcaagagcaacagcagcaaatccagcgccagcagcagcatctgcagcagctgcagcaacagcaaatggaacagcagcagcagcagcagcaacatgtgGCCACGGCGCCGAGACCCCCACAGATGCACCACCCGGCGCCGGCGAGACTGCCCACGCGACTGGGCGGAGCAGCCGCCGCCCACAGCGCCCTCAAGTCGGAGCTGTCGGAGAAATTCCAGATGCtgcgcaacagcaacaacagctcgATGATGCGCATGTCCGGCACGGACCTCGAGGGGCTGGCGGACGTCCTGAAGTCGGAGATAACCACCTCGCTGTCGGCACTGGTGGACACGATCGTGACGCGGTTCGTCCACCAGCGGAGGCTGTTCAGCAAGCAGGCCGACTCGGTGACAGCCGCCGCCGAGCAGCTCAACAAGGACCTGCTGCTGGCATCGCAGATACTCGACCGCAAGTCGCCGCGCACCAAAGTGGCGGACAGAGGAGGACCCGGAGCCCAGAACGGCCCCACGCCGACCACACAATCAG CGGCTGCCATGTTCCAGGCGCCCAAGACGCCGCAGGGCATGAATCCGGTGGCCGCCGCTGCGCTCTACAACTCGATGACCGGACCCTTCTGCCTGCCACccgatcagcagcagcaacagcagcagcaggccgccCAGCAggcgcaacagcaacagcagagcgtccaacagcagcagcagcagagcgcccagcagacgcagcagcagctcgagcAGAACGAGGCCCTGAGTCTGGTGGTGACGCCCAAGAAGAAGCGCCACAAGGTGACCGACACGCGCATCACCCCGCGCACCGTCAGCCGCATCCTGGCCCAAGACGGCGTCGTCCCGCCCAACCCCAACGGACAACAGAACGCCACTCccctgcaacagcaacagcagcagcagcaacagcagtcgaACGGAGGAGGCAACAGCAATGCCACGCCCGCCCAGAGCCCCACGGGCAGGAGTCAGAgcgtgggaggaggaggcggaggaggtggagcaggagcGTACCAtccgcagccgccgccaccaccgccgcccaTGATGCCAGTGTCCTTGCCCACATCGGTGGCCATTCCCAATCCCTCGCTGCACGAGTCCAAGGTCTTCTCGCCCTACAGTCCCTTCTTCAATCCGCACGCGGGCGGGCAGCCGACAGCCGCCCAGatgcaccagcaccaccaccagcaccagcaccagatgCAGCTCTCCTCGAGTCCGCCCGGCAGCCTGGGGGCGCTGATGGACTCGCGCGACTCCCCGCCGCTGCCCCATCCGCCGTCGATGCTGCATCCCGCCCTCCTAGCCGCCGCCCACCACGGCGGATCGCCCGACTACAAGACCTGCCTGCGGGCCGTCATGGACGCCCAGGATCGCCAGTCCGAGTGCAACTCGGCGGACATGTCCTTCGACGGCATGCAGCCTACT TCTTCTACATTGACACCGATGCACCTGCGCAAGGCCAAACTGATGTTCTTCTGGGTCCGCTATCCGAGCTCCGCGGTCCTCAAGATGTACTTCCCGGACATCAAGTtcaacaagaacaacacaGCACAATTGGTGAAATGGTTCTCGAATTTCCG AGAATTCTACTACATACAAATGGAGAAATATGCACGACAAGCTGTCACCGAAGGCATCAAGACACCCGATGATCTGTTGATTGCTGGAGATAGTGAATTGTATCGCGTGCTCAATTTGCACTACAATCGCAATAATCACATTGAG GTACCCCAAAACTTTCGCTTCGTCGTTGAACAGACACTGCGGGAGTTTTTCCGTGCAATACAGGGTGGCAAAGACACCGAACAGTCGTGGAAGAAGTCCATATACAAGATCATCTCGCGCATGGACGATCCCGTGCCCGAGTACTTCAAGTCGCCCAATTTTTTAGAGCAGCTGGAATAA